Proteins encoded within one genomic window of Nonomuraea gerenzanensis:
- the speB gene encoding agmatinase, with the protein MNLGPVDSSKVPRFAGPATFARLPRLDQVERADVAVVGVPFDTGVSYRPGARFGPAAVREASRLLRPYHPGLDVSPFERAQVADAGDIAVNPFDIGAAIETIEGAADDLDARLVTIGGDHTIALPLLRSAARKHGPVALVHFDAHLDTWDTYFGAEYTHGTPFRRAVEEGLLDTEALSHVGIRGSLYGKKDLEEDRRLGFGIVTAADVLRRGLDEVIDLLRQRVGERPLYLSIDIDVLDPAHAPGTGTPEAGGLTSRELLEILRGLAGLNLIGADVVEVAPAYDHAEITSIAASHVAYDLVSLLALQEKT; encoded by the coding sequence ATGAACCTCGGCCCCGTCGACTCCAGCAAGGTCCCGCGCTTCGCGGGCCCCGCCACCTTCGCCCGCCTGCCCCGCCTCGACCAGGTGGAGCGGGCCGACGTGGCGGTGGTGGGCGTGCCCTTCGACACCGGCGTCTCCTACCGGCCCGGCGCCCGGTTCGGCCCCGCCGCCGTACGGGAGGCGTCCCGGCTGCTGCGGCCCTACCACCCGGGGCTGGACGTGTCCCCGTTCGAGCGGGCGCAGGTCGCCGACGCCGGCGACATCGCGGTCAACCCGTTCGACATCGGCGCCGCCATCGAGACCATCGAGGGCGCGGCCGACGACCTGGATGCCAGGCTGGTCACCATCGGCGGCGACCACACGATCGCGCTGCCGCTGCTGCGCTCGGCGGCCAGGAAGCACGGCCCCGTGGCGCTGGTGCACTTCGACGCGCACCTCGACACGTGGGACACCTACTTCGGGGCCGAGTACACGCACGGCACCCCGTTCCGGCGGGCCGTGGAGGAGGGCCTCCTCGACACCGAGGCGCTCAGCCACGTCGGGATCAGGGGCTCCCTGTACGGTAAGAAGGACCTGGAGGAGGACCGGCGGCTCGGGTTCGGCATCGTGACCGCGGCCGACGTGCTGCGGCGCGGGCTGGACGAGGTGATCGACCTGCTGCGGCAGCGGGTCGGCGAGCGCCCCCTGTACCTGTCCATCGACATCGACGTGCTCGACCCCGCCCACGCCCCCGGCACGGGCACCCCCGAGGCGGGCGGGCTCACCAGCCGCGAGCTGCTGGAGATCCTGCGCGGCCTGGCCGGGCTCAACCTGATCGGGGCCGACGTGGTCGAGGTGGCCCCCGCCTACGACCACGCGGAGATCACCTCGATCGCCGCCTCCCACGTGGCCTACGACCTCGTCAGCCTGCTGGCGCTCCAGGAGAAGACATGA
- a CDS encoding cyclase family protein yields the protein MTRLIDLSVPIETGMPVYPGDPEVSVGPALTVARDGVNVLGLHLGSHSGTHVDAPYHLDDSLPTLDELPLERFHGPATVVDARGRGPVIGPELFEEVRAGVIVLVATGWPFGGHGHPYLTAEAAALLVERGVRTVGTDALSVDPTPADAFPAHEALLRAHAVIAENLSGLDRLIGQREIEVSMFPLRIAGGDGSPVRAVARVG from the coding sequence GTGACGCGCCTGATCGACCTGTCGGTGCCGATCGAGACCGGGATGCCCGTCTACCCGGGCGACCCGGAGGTCTCGGTCGGCCCGGCGCTCACCGTGGCCCGCGACGGCGTGAACGTGCTGGGCCTGCACCTCGGCTCCCACTCCGGCACCCACGTGGACGCGCCCTACCACCTCGACGACTCCCTGCCGACGCTGGACGAGCTGCCGCTGGAGCGCTTCCACGGGCCCGCCACGGTGGTGGACGCCAGGGGGCGGGGGCCGGTGATCGGTCCCGAGTTGTTCGAGGAGGTGCGCGCGGGCGTGATCGTGCTGGTGGCCACAGGCTGGCCGTTCGGCGGCCACGGCCATCCGTACCTCACCGCGGAGGCCGCCGCGCTGCTGGTCGAGCGGGGCGTGCGCACAGTGGGCACCGACGCGCTGAGCGTGGACCCGACGCCCGCGGACGCCTTCCCCGCGCACGAGGCGCTGCTGCGCGCGCACGCCGTCATCGCCGAGAACCTGTCCGGTCTCGACCGGCTGATCGGGCAGCGGGAGATCGAGGTGTCGATGTTCCCGCTGCGGATCGCCGGAGGTGACGGCTCGCCCGTGCGGGCGGTCGCCCGGGTCGGCTAG
- a CDS encoding PucR family transcriptional regulator — translation MADHKLTVEDLLRSPALQLRVLAGEAGLSRSVSWAHVSELDDPTPWLLGAEVIMTTGLGVPRTAARQRAYLERLDDAGVSALALSAQLHVPPLHPAFFEAAEERGMPVLEVPLAVPFIAIAQEVAAALQEDASHRLGAQLQVFGALRWLAAEDLDTATLFKRLERLSGYDVYLSTRSGRPLLPGVPVPALDVLPATPDAPPTIPGGFVLPVSAPGGPAGYLVAFEREGARPAGLAVVQHIATVAALQVAMARHERETLRREGAETLAELLQDLLDPPAARRRLARLGLSMDADAVLLVVRGVPDDALRRALDDLPHLMLRRGDDHYLLGPPALGPAVAGVPGVAAGMSRPFPPGEPLRVAQREAAWAATHAAESGSTLVVYGDDTTGRWLPEDPATLAALVDYVLGRVLAYDEAHRSQLLVSVRTWLEHNRHVRDAAAALHVHPNTLAYRLRRFSELSGRDLESSAAFAEVWLAIRAAGQLGLST, via the coding sequence GTGGCCGACCACAAACTGACCGTGGAGGATCTCCTCCGCTCCCCCGCACTCCAGCTCCGCGTGCTCGCGGGCGAGGCCGGGCTGTCCCGCTCGGTGTCGTGGGCGCACGTGAGCGAGCTGGACGACCCGACGCCGTGGCTGCTCGGCGCCGAGGTCATCATGACCACCGGTCTCGGCGTGCCCCGCACGGCCGCCAGGCAGCGGGCCTACCTGGAGCGGCTCGACGACGCCGGCGTCTCGGCGCTCGCCCTGTCGGCCCAGCTGCACGTGCCGCCGCTGCACCCGGCCTTCTTCGAGGCAGCCGAGGAGCGCGGCATGCCGGTGCTGGAGGTGCCGCTGGCGGTCCCGTTCATCGCGATCGCGCAGGAGGTGGCCGCCGCGCTCCAGGAGGACGCCAGCCACCGCCTCGGCGCCCAGCTCCAGGTGTTCGGGGCGCTGCGCTGGCTGGCCGCCGAAGACCTCGACACGGCCACGCTCTTCAAGCGCCTGGAGCGCCTGTCCGGCTACGACGTCTACCTGTCCACCCGCTCGGGCCGCCCCCTCCTGCCGGGCGTGCCCGTCCCCGCGCTGGACGTCCTGCCCGCCACGCCCGACGCGCCGCCCACGATCCCCGGCGGCTTCGTGCTGCCGGTCTCGGCGCCCGGCGGCCCGGCGGGCTACCTGGTGGCCTTCGAGCGCGAGGGCGCCCGCCCCGCCGGCCTGGCCGTGGTCCAGCACATCGCCACGGTGGCCGCGCTCCAGGTCGCGATGGCCAGGCACGAGCGCGAGACCCTGCGCAGGGAGGGCGCCGAGACGCTGGCCGAGCTGCTGCAGGATCTCCTCGACCCGCCGGCGGCCCGCCGCCGCCTGGCCCGCCTCGGCCTGTCCATGGACGCCGACGCGGTGCTGCTCGTGGTGCGCGGCGTGCCCGACGACGCCCTGCGCCGCGCCCTGGACGACCTGCCGCACCTCATGCTGCGCCGCGGTGACGACCACTACCTGCTGGGCCCCCCGGCGCTCGGCCCCGCCGTCGCCGGGGTGCCGGGGGTGGCCGCCGGGATGAGCCGGCCGTTCCCGCCCGGGGAGCCGCTGCGGGTGGCCCAGCGGGAGGCGGCCTGGGCGGCCACCCACGCCGCCGAGTCGGGCAGCACGCTGGTCGTGTACGGCGACGACACGACCGGGCGGTGGCTGCCCGAGGATCCGGCCACGCTGGCCGCGCTGGTGGACTACGTGCTGGGCAGGGTGCTGGCCTACGACGAGGCGCACCGGTCGCAGCTGCTGGTCTCCGTGCGCACCTGGCTGGAGCACAACCGCCACGTGCGCGACGCCGCCGCCGCCCTGCACGTCCATCCCAACACCCTGGCCTACCGGCTGCGCAGGTTCAGCGAGCTCAGCGGCAGGGACCTCGAGTCCAGCGCGGCCTTCGCCGAGGTCTGGCTGGCCATCCGCGCGGCCGGCCAGCTCGGGCTCAGCACCTGA
- a CDS encoding purine-cytosine permease family protein, with product MSSGSLTEIETYGVERIPDADRTARPVDLFRVAFGGANTFATCVLGAFPILFGLSFWHGLAATVLGLVAGALILAPLSLFGPLNGTNNAVSSSAHLGVHGRVVGSFLSLLTAIAFFSISVWSSGDALVGGAHRLAGLPDTDLTYGVAYGLFAVLVLVVCVYGFRFMLFVNKIAVAAASLLFVLGVFAFAGDFDPSYAGAVKPGDALFWPSFIGAALIVLSNPVSFGAFLGDWSRYIPANTPRGRVMAAAFLSQLATILPFFFGLATASIIATKAAEYVDPAAPNYVGGLLAVSPGWYFVPVCLIALIGGMSTGTTSLYGTGLDFSSVFPRFSRVQATVFIGVLSIVFIFVGRFAANLTQSISTFATLIITCTAPWMVIMMLGYVTRRGWYDPEALQVFNRRQRGGRYWFTHGWNWRGLSAWLVSAGLALMFVNLPGQFVGPLGNLAGGVDISLPVGLAVAGLLYLVLLALFPEPREVYGPDGPRLVRSADTPVLPIVEPAT from the coding sequence ATGAGCAGCGGCTCCCTCACGGAGATCGAGACCTACGGCGTCGAGCGCATCCCCGACGCCGACCGCACCGCCCGCCCCGTCGACCTGTTCAGGGTCGCCTTCGGTGGCGCCAACACGTTCGCGACCTGCGTGCTCGGCGCCTTTCCCATCCTGTTCGGCCTGTCGTTCTGGCACGGCCTGGCCGCCACCGTGCTCGGGCTGGTGGCGGGGGCGCTGATCCTGGCGCCGCTGTCGCTGTTCGGGCCGCTCAACGGCACCAACAACGCCGTCTCCTCCTCGGCGCACCTGGGCGTGCACGGCCGGGTCGTGGGCTCGTTCCTGTCGCTGCTGACCGCGATCGCGTTCTTCTCGATCTCGGTGTGGTCGTCGGGCGACGCGCTCGTGGGCGGCGCGCACCGGCTGGCGGGGCTGCCGGACACCGACCTGACGTACGGGGTCGCCTACGGCCTCTTCGCCGTCCTCGTGCTCGTGGTCTGCGTGTACGGCTTCCGCTTCATGCTGTTCGTGAACAAGATCGCGGTCGCGGCGGCGTCACTGCTGTTCGTGCTGGGCGTCTTCGCCTTCGCCGGCGACTTCGACCCGTCCTACGCCGGGGCGGTCAAGCCGGGTGACGCGCTGTTCTGGCCCTCGTTCATCGGCGCGGCCCTGATCGTGCTGTCGAACCCGGTCTCGTTCGGCGCCTTCCTGGGCGACTGGTCCCGCTACATCCCGGCGAACACGCCGCGCGGGCGGGTGATGGCGGCGGCGTTCCTGTCGCAGCTCGCCACCATCCTGCCGTTCTTCTTCGGCCTGGCCACCGCCTCGATCATCGCCACGAAGGCCGCCGAGTACGTGGACCCGGCCGCCCCCAACTACGTCGGCGGCCTGCTGGCCGTCTCCCCTGGCTGGTACTTCGTGCCCGTCTGCCTGATCGCCCTGATCGGCGGCATGTCCACCGGCACGACCTCGCTGTACGGCACCGGCCTGGACTTCTCCAGCGTCTTCCCGCGCTTCTCCCGGGTGCAGGCCACGGTCTTCATCGGCGTGTTGTCGATCGTGTTCATCTTCGTCGGGCGTTTCGCGGCCAACCTCACCCAGAGCATCTCCACGTTCGCCACACTGATCATCACGTGTACGGCCCCCTGGATGGTGATCATGATGCTCGGGTACGTGACGCGCCGCGGCTGGTACGACCCGGAGGCGCTGCAGGTGTTCAACCGGCGCCAGCGCGGCGGCCGCTACTGGTTCACGCACGGCTGGAACTGGCGCGGGCTGAGCGCCTGGCTGGTCTCCGCCGGGCTGGCGCTGATGTTCGTCAACCTGCCCGGGCAGTTCGTCGGGCCGCTGGGGAACCTCGCGGGCGGCGTGGACATCTCGCTGCCGGTCGGCCTGGCCGTGGCGGGGCTGCTCTACCTCGTGCTGCTGGCGCTCTTCCCCGAGCCGCGCGAGGTCTACGGCCCCGACGGGCCGCGCCTGGTCCGCTCGGCCGACACGCCGGTGCTGCCCATCGTGGAGCCGGCGACGTGA
- a CDS encoding glycoside hydrolase family 38 N-terminal domain-containing protein has translation MSTEIVVVPHTHWDREWYEPFQRFRLRLVALLDEVLDTMEREPAYHFTLDGQLACVDDYLEVRPENRDRVAALVESGRLAVGPWQILLDEFLCSGENIIRNLELGMARSDKLGGAMPVGYLPDMFGHTAQMPQILRKAGLLHACVYRGVPSSVTTDAFAWVAPDGTALRTQYLPVGGYGNGAYLFSDAEGLEQRAAGFVRTMREWHGPEGPLLAMYGTDHSAPVRGLPEMVAAIGARMDTLSGYIGAYSGDVAGLPQVHGELRSHARANILPGVISIRPHVKQAMSRAERMVERYAEPLAALWGQEWPGRFLDMAWWRLVDASGHDSVTGCGVDDTAQQVAARIAEAEQLGQAVRDMVTARLAQDVPSDGMLIVNPTPAARRGVVVVDVAGTDPLVDPSGAPVPVQPLEYAATLLLDEEMDPATALTFVHGTELYGQHITDWTVEDGTLTFTVARHTSVVVDLDDLRAAIGGVTRVRIVAEPRRTVAALVEAPPLGHTSLRPAPRERVYGGDEAERLPGTHHPSCWLSSDSAPLPVRGDEEVLDNGLLRVTIAPDGSLTLVGQDGTTVTGAGRIVDGGDVGDTYNYAPPLHDTTVSEPVEVESELICAGPLVSIVDVRRTYLWPASGEDLDGAPEVPAMTRAARMEEIAVTTRVELRAGEPFVRLRVDFDNRCADHRVRLHVPLPAAATQSYAEGQFAVVSRGLTAEAGCGETPLPTFPASSWVAAGGVAALLEHVTEYELADGELALTLLRSVGYLSRNRNALRPEPAGPQLPTPAAQSRGPRSVSLALMPYQEGWGEVLPHAEAFRHDLLVVPGLGESSLPLPEPAPGLSVAGDGVVMTSLRERDGWRELRVVALTPDATQAVVTGSFTQARRADLRGRPGEPLDVTDGTLRLPLGAWEIATVQLSGQLSGQLSGQLSG, from the coding sequence GTGAGCACGGAGATCGTCGTCGTACCGCACACTCACTGGGACAGGGAGTGGTACGAGCCCTTCCAGCGCTTCAGGCTGCGCCTGGTGGCCCTGCTCGACGAGGTGCTCGACACGATGGAGCGCGAGCCGGCCTACCACTTCACCCTCGACGGCCAGCTCGCCTGCGTGGACGACTACCTGGAGGTGCGCCCGGAGAACCGCGACCGCGTGGCGGCGCTGGTGGAGTCGGGGCGGCTGGCGGTGGGGCCGTGGCAGATCCTGCTGGACGAGTTCCTCTGCTCGGGCGAGAACATCATCCGCAACCTGGAGCTGGGCATGGCCAGGTCGGACAAGCTCGGCGGCGCCATGCCGGTCGGCTACCTGCCTGACATGTTCGGGCACACCGCGCAGATGCCGCAGATCCTGCGCAAGGCCGGGCTGCTGCACGCGTGCGTCTACCGCGGCGTGCCCTCCTCCGTCACCACCGACGCCTTCGCCTGGGTGGCGCCCGACGGCACGGCGCTGCGGACGCAGTACCTGCCGGTGGGCGGCTACGGCAACGGGGCCTACCTGTTCTCCGACGCGGAGGGGCTCGAGCAGCGGGCGGCCGGGTTCGTACGGACCATGCGGGAGTGGCACGGGCCCGAGGGGCCGCTGCTGGCGATGTACGGCACCGACCACTCGGCGCCCGTGCGCGGGCTGCCGGAGATGGTGGCGGCGATCGGCGCCCGCATGGACACCCTGTCCGGATACATCGGCGCATACTCCGGCGACGTGGCGGGGCTGCCGCAGGTGCACGGCGAGCTGCGCTCCCACGCCCGCGCCAACATCCTGCCCGGCGTCATCTCCATCCGCCCGCACGTCAAGCAGGCCATGAGCCGCGCCGAGCGGATGGTCGAGCGCTACGCAGAGCCGCTGGCCGCGCTCTGGGGCCAGGAATGGCCCGGCCGCTTCCTCGACATGGCCTGGTGGCGGCTGGTGGACGCCAGCGGCCACGACTCGGTGACCGGCTGCGGCGTGGACGACACCGCCCAGCAGGTCGCCGCCCGCATCGCCGAGGCCGAGCAGCTCGGGCAGGCCGTGCGCGACATGGTGACCGCCCGCCTGGCCCAGGACGTGCCGTCCGACGGCATGCTGATCGTCAACCCCACCCCCGCCGCCCGGCGCGGCGTCGTGGTCGTGGACGTGGCGGGCACCGACCCGCTGGTGGACCCGTCGGGCGCGCCGGTGCCGGTGCAGCCGCTGGAGTACGCGGCCACGCTGCTGCTCGACGAGGAGATGGACCCGGCCACCGCGCTGACCTTCGTCCACGGCACCGAGCTGTACGGGCAGCACATCACGGACTGGACGGTCGAGGACGGCACCCTCACCTTCACCGTGGCCAGGCACACCTCCGTGGTCGTCGACCTGGACGACCTGCGTGCCGCCATCGGCGGCGTGACCCGCGTCCGCATCGTCGCCGAGCCGCGCCGCACGGTGGCCGCCCTGGTGGAGGCCCCGCCGCTCGGCCACACGAGCCTGCGCCCCGCGCCGCGCGAGCGCGTGTACGGCGGCGACGAGGCGGAGCGCCTGCCCGGCACGCACCACCCGTCCTGCTGGCTCAGCTCCGACTCGGCGCCCCTGCCGGTCCGCGGCGACGAGGAGGTGCTGGACAACGGGCTGCTCAGAGTCACGATCGCGCCCGACGGCAGCCTCACGCTGGTGGGCCAGGACGGCACCACGGTCACCGGCGCCGGGCGCATCGTCGACGGCGGCGACGTGGGCGACACCTACAACTACGCGCCGCCGCTGCACGACACGACGGTGTCGGAGCCGGTGGAGGTGGAGTCCGAGCTGATCTGCGCGGGGCCGCTGGTGTCGATCGTGGACGTCCGGCGCACGTACCTGTGGCCGGCCTCGGGCGAGGACCTCGACGGCGCTCCCGAGGTGCCCGCCATGACGCGTGCCGCCAGGATGGAGGAGATCGCCGTCACCACCCGGGTCGAGCTGCGCGCCGGGGAGCCGTTCGTCCGGTTGCGGGTCGACTTCGACAACCGCTGCGCCGACCACCGGGTGCGCCTGCACGTGCCACTGCCGGCGGCGGCCACGCAGTCGTACGCCGAGGGGCAGTTCGCGGTCGTCAGCCGCGGCCTCACCGCGGAGGCCGGCTGCGGCGAGACGCCGCTGCCCACCTTCCCCGCCTCCTCGTGGGTGGCCGCCGGCGGGGTGGCGGCGCTGCTGGAGCACGTGACCGAGTACGAGCTGGCGGACGGCGAGCTGGCGCTCACGCTGCTGCGCTCGGTCGGCTACCTGTCCCGCAACCGCAACGCCCTGCGGCCGGAGCCCGCCGGCCCGCAACTGCCCACCCCCGCGGCGCAGTCGCGCGGCCCTCGGTCGGTGAGCCTGGCGCTGATGCCGTACCAGGAGGGCTGGGGCGAGGTGCTCCCGCACGCGGAGGCCTTCCGCCACGACCTGCTCGTGGTCCCCGGGCTCGGCGAGTCGTCCCTGCCGCTGCCCGAGCCCGCGCCGGGCCTGTCGGTGGCAGGCGACGGGGTCGTGATGACCTCGCTGCGCGAGCGCGACGGGTGGCGCGAGCTGCGGGTCGTCGCGCTCACCCCGGACGCCACGCAGGCGGTCGTCACCGGCTCCTTCACCCAGGCCCGCCGGGCCGACCTGCGCGGACGCCCGGGCGAGCCGCTCGACGTGACGGACGGGACGCTCCGGCTGCCGCTGGGCGCCTGGGAGATCGCGACGGTGCAGCTCTCTGGGCAGCTCTCTGGGCAGCTCTCTGGGCAGCTCTCGGGCTGA
- a CDS encoding Gfo/Idh/MocA family protein: protein MRIALVGCGAVTQAVYVPLLSRRRDLFEVSAVCDLSRTLADAVGDRLGAARRYTAVAEMLAEGGFEAVVVLASGSHGETVRQALAAGYAVLCEKPLALTRAEVAALPEGRLMVAYMKQYDPAVRRAEEILAELGGPEVIRSVEVTVLHPSGESQLAFANLTQANDVDAGLLASLRAAEGELVSRALGEQAPEQVRNLYGVALGSICHDLSLLRRFTGSPEEISYVEMWGAAPGSIEISGPLPVRGRFSVRWHYLEDYPAYRETVAIHHDRGSLELVFPSPYLMNAPTTLTVVSGGESRTHWRDVTEAFEVQLVAFHAYVNDGKPPLTDAGGGLEDIVTAQRIAARYAVQHGLPIGGESA, encoded by the coding sequence TTGAGAATCGCGCTGGTGGGTTGCGGGGCCGTGACGCAGGCGGTCTACGTGCCGCTGCTGTCGCGGCGCCGCGACCTGTTCGAGGTGAGCGCCGTCTGCGACCTGTCGCGCACGCTCGCCGACGCCGTGGGCGATCGGCTGGGCGCGGCGCGGCGGTACACCGCGGTGGCCGAGATGCTGGCCGAGGGCGGGTTCGAGGCCGTCGTCGTGCTGGCGTCCGGCTCGCACGGCGAGACCGTGCGGCAGGCGCTGGCCGCCGGGTACGCGGTGCTCTGCGAGAAGCCGCTCGCGCTGACCAGGGCCGAGGTGGCGGCGCTGCCCGAGGGGCGGCTGATGGTCGCCTACATGAAGCAGTACGACCCGGCCGTGCGCCGGGCCGAGGAGATCCTGGCCGAGCTGGGCGGGCCCGAGGTGATCAGGTCAGTCGAGGTGACCGTGCTGCACCCGAGCGGGGAGTCGCAGCTCGCGTTCGCGAACCTGACGCAGGCGAACGATGTGGACGCCGGGCTGCTGGCCTCGCTGCGTGCGGCCGAGGGCGAGCTGGTGTCGCGGGCGCTGGGCGAGCAGGCCCCGGAGCAGGTGCGCAACCTGTACGGGGTCGCGCTGGGCTCCATCTGCCACGATCTGTCGCTCCTGAGGCGCTTCACCGGCTCTCCTGAGGAGATCTCGTACGTCGAGATGTGGGGGGCGGCGCCCGGCTCGATCGAGATCTCCGGGCCGCTGCCGGTCCGGGGCCGCTTCTCCGTCAGGTGGCACTACCTGGAGGACTATCCGGCCTACCGCGAGACCGTGGCCATCCACCACGACCGGGGCTCGCTGGAGCTGGTCTTCCCCTCGCCCTACCTGATGAACGCGCCGACCACGCTCACCGTGGTGTCCGGGGGCGAGAGCCGTACGCACTGGCGTGACGTGACCGAGGCGTTCGAGGTACAGCTGGTCGCTTTCCATGCTTACGTGAACGATGGCAAGCCGCCGCTCACCGACGCCGGCGGCGGGCTGGAGGACATCGTCACGGCGCAGCGCATCGCGGCGCGCTACGCCGTACAACATGGTCTGCCCATCGGAGGGGAGTCAGCGTGA
- a CDS encoding TIM barrel protein, protein MRVRRVANAPVSFGVFELSDGPPPLTPDEMVHALAEAGYEGIDSGPIGYLGTGSELTDRLSGAGLLLCGGWVDLPFHDPDGYERALPTLDAALDVFAAAPPGDLPPRPTIACPGTPERFARPGGTAPGLPADEWPAFAARIQDTTERCRARGFEPVFHHHLGTHVETPEDVERLLELTDVQLCLDTGHLLLGGGDPVAALRAWAERVGHVHIKDGDTAILAQALADGVDLRELMGRGGFAPLGEGELDLPAVVRTLDEIGYAGWIVIEQDTLPGRRTVAQNIADQAANRRKLKDLGL, encoded by the coding sequence ATGCGCGTGAGGAGAGTCGCCAACGCGCCCGTGAGCTTCGGCGTGTTCGAGCTGAGCGACGGCCCGCCACCGCTGACCCCGGACGAGATGGTCCACGCGCTGGCCGAGGCCGGTTACGAGGGCATCGACTCCGGGCCGATCGGCTACCTGGGCACCGGCTCCGAGCTGACCGACCGGCTGAGCGGGGCCGGGCTGCTGCTCTGCGGCGGCTGGGTGGACCTGCCCTTCCATGACCCGGACGGGTACGAGCGGGCGTTGCCCACACTGGATGCGGCGCTGGACGTGTTCGCAGCCGCGCCTCCGGGTGACCTCCCGCCGCGGCCCACGATCGCCTGCCCTGGCACGCCCGAACGCTTCGCGCGGCCCGGCGGGACCGCTCCAGGGCTGCCGGCCGACGAGTGGCCCGCGTTCGCCGCCCGGATCCAGGACACGACCGAGCGCTGCCGCGCGCGCGGCTTCGAGCCGGTCTTCCACCACCACCTCGGCACCCACGTCGAGACGCCCGAGGACGTCGAGCGGCTGCTGGAGCTGACCGACGTGCAGCTCTGCCTGGACACCGGGCACCTGCTGCTGGGCGGCGGCGACCCGGTGGCGGCGCTGCGCGCGTGGGCCGAGCGGGTCGGGCACGTGCACATCAAGGACGGCGACACCGCGATCCTCGCCCAGGCCCTGGCCGACGGCGTGGACCTGCGCGAGCTCATGGGCCGCGGCGGGTTCGCCCCGCTCGGCGAGGGCGAGCTGGACCTGCCGGCCGTGGTGCGCACGCTGGACGAGATCGGCTACGCGGGCTGGATCGTGATCGAGCAGGACACCTTGCCGGGGCGGCGCACGGTCGCCCAGAACATCGCCGACCAGGCGGCCAACCGCCGGAAACTGAAGGATTTGGGGCTTTGA
- a CDS encoding CehA/McbA family metallohydrolase, protein MRGHWSLDDRLERILREVPFEVPPGTAAVHVKLSYDRSQGVIDLGCGSPGGFRGWSGGARDEYTITRDWATPGYLPGEPEPGTWNVWLRLHRIPPQGLDYTLDISFERAAPPEPVAEEPPHGERPPRRDIPDVGGLRWYAGDFHAHTVHSDGSLTIAELAELARGRGLDFLAVTDHNTVSHHPWLAGTGRGLTLIPGQEVTTDRGHANVFGDVGWVDFREPADSWVEHAERAGGLISINHPLGGDCAWLLPISRRPRVAEVWSSGWWDRRWGAPLAWADAWRDDVIAIGGSDFHRHGSDGLPGTPTTWVLAEDPAAVLDGVRAGRTAVSTGPDGPLLLRLGDELIVLDADGLVLVRPDGTRQVVRGERVLLPAIDGPHRLETYENEVIALCA, encoded by the coding sequence GTGAGGGGCCACTGGTCGCTGGACGACCGGCTGGAGCGCATCCTGCGCGAGGTGCCGTTCGAGGTGCCGCCGGGGACGGCCGCCGTGCACGTGAAGCTCTCCTACGACAGGTCGCAGGGCGTGATCGACCTCGGCTGCGGATCCCCCGGCGGCTTCCGCGGCTGGTCGGGCGGCGCGCGCGACGAGTACACGATCACCCGCGACTGGGCCACCCCCGGCTACCTGCCGGGCGAGCCCGAGCCCGGCACCTGGAACGTGTGGCTGCGGCTGCACCGCATCCCGCCGCAGGGCCTGGACTACACGCTGGACATCTCCTTCGAGCGGGCCGCGCCGCCCGAGCCGGTGGCCGAGGAGCCGCCGCACGGCGAACGGCCGCCGCGCCGCGACATCCCGGACGTGGGCGGCCTGCGCTGGTACGCCGGCGACTTCCACGCCCACACCGTCCACAGTGACGGCAGCCTCACCATCGCCGAGCTGGCCGAGCTGGCCCGCGGGCGCGGCCTGGACTTCCTGGCCGTCACCGACCACAACACGGTCAGCCACCACCCCTGGCTCGCCGGGACCGGCCGCGGCCTCACGCTCATCCCCGGCCAGGAGGTCACCACCGACCGGGGGCACGCGAACGTGTTCGGCGACGTCGGCTGGGTGGACTTCCGCGAGCCCGCCGACTCCTGGGTCGAACACGCCGAGCGGGCGGGCGGGCTGATCTCGATCAACCATCCGCTCGGCGGCGACTGCGCCTGGCTGCTGCCGATCAGCCGCCGGCCGCGCGTGGCCGAGGTGTGGAGCTCCGGCTGGTGGGACCGCCGCTGGGGCGCGCCGCTGGCCTGGGCCGACGCCTGGCGCGACGACGTGATCGCGATCGGCGGCAGCGACTTCCACCGGCACGGCTCCGACGGGCTGCCCGGCACGCCCACGACCTGGGTGCTGGCCGAGGATCCCGCCGCCGTCCTCGACGGCGTGCGCGCGGGCCGCACCGCCGTGTCCACCGGCCCTGACGGGCCGCTGCTGCTCAGGCTGGGCGACGAGCTGATCGTCCTGGACGCCGACGGCCTGGTCCTGGTCCGCCCCGACGGCACGCGGCAGGTGGTGCGCGGCGAGCGGGTGCTGCTGCCGGCCATCGACGGCCCCCACCGGCTGGAGACCTACGAGAACGAGGTGATCGCCCTATGCGCGTGA